Proteins found in one Vallitalea guaymasensis genomic segment:
- a CDS encoding thymidine kinase, translated as MAKLFFKYGTVFSAKSLNLIATAHNYQTQGKEVLLLIPKIDTRSDGYVSTRAGFKMPAELIDDDTDIYDLYVSHRKQKDNIDCILVDECQMLKSKHIDQLREIVDEYNTPVICYGLRVSYTLELFDASKRLFELADKLEEIKTVCWFCNNKATHNLKLVDGKPVYEGKPIDIGGLEKYVPVCYHCFKNPKEI; from the coding sequence ATGGCTAAGTTATTTTTTAAATACGGCACAGTTTTTTCTGCAAAATCTTTGAACCTTATAGCTACAGCTCATAATTATCAAACTCAAGGCAAAGAAGTATTACTTTTAATTCCTAAAATAGATACTAGAAGTGACGGATATGTTTCTACTAGAGCAGGATTCAAAATGCCAGCAGAGCTAATAGATGATGATACAGATATTTATGATTTATATGTTTCACATCGTAAGCAAAAAGATAATATTGATTGTATACTTGTGGATGAATGCCAAATGTTAAAATCTAAACATATCGATCAACTTAGAGAAATTGTTGATGAGTATAATACACCAGTCATTTGTTATGGTCTTAGAGTTAGTTATACGTTAGAGTTGTTTGATGCAAGTAAAAGACTATTTGAACTTGCTGATAAACTAGAAGAGATAAAGACTGTTTGCTGGTTTTGCAATAATAAGGCTACCCATAACTTAAAACTTGTTGATGGTAAGCCTGTATATGAGGGTAAACCTATTGATATCGGAGGACTTGAGAAGTATGTACCTGTCTGTTATCATTGTTTTAAGAATCCCAAAGAAATATGA
- a CDS encoding DNA polymerase Y family protein: MEHRIFHIDVNSAYLSWEATYRMNTQISCIDLRTIPAIIGGDESKRHGIVLAKSIPAKKYGIKTGESLFSARQKCPSLVIVPPNYKLFMQCSDAMVDIFKEYFPLVERYSVDECFLDYTNMSHHFGSPISFAHHLKDKIQKELGFTVNIGISNNKLLAKMASDFEKPNKIHTLFPNEIQEKMWPLPVRDLFMVGRATNAKLIKLGIYTIGELANSDPELLYAHFKSHGYLIHAYANGIATSIVKPCSPEAKGIGNSTTISFDVTDSRTAKLILLSLTETVCMRLRDSDMIAKMVSVSIKSHDFISLSHQMQLAESTDITNDIYRAICTLFDEAWNKEPIRHLGVRVSSLSSKTNTQLSLFDFDKHEKYTALDESIDKIRLRYGNTAIIRASFLHSGLRPLNGGMPEENYPIMSSLL, from the coding sequence ATGGAACATAGAATTTTTCATATTGATGTAAATTCAGCTTATTTAAGTTGGGAAGCTACTTATAGAATGAACACACAGATATCCTGCATTGACCTTAGAACCATACCTGCAATTATAGGTGGCGACGAGTCCAAAAGACATGGAATAGTATTAGCAAAATCCATTCCTGCTAAAAAATATGGTATAAAAACAGGTGAGTCATTATTCAGCGCTCGTCAGAAATGTCCATCTCTTGTAATAGTACCTCCTAATTATAAACTTTTTATGCAATGCAGCGATGCAATGGTAGATATATTCAAAGAATATTTTCCTCTTGTTGAAAGATACAGTGTTGATGAATGTTTCCTTGATTATACTAACATGAGCCACCATTTTGGTTCTCCCATCAGCTTTGCTCATCATTTGAAAGACAAAATACAAAAAGAATTAGGATTTACCGTTAATATTGGTATTTCTAATAATAAACTATTAGCTAAAATGGCATCGGATTTTGAAAAGCCTAATAAGATTCATACGTTATTTCCAAACGAAATACAGGAAAAAATGTGGCCTTTACCAGTAAGAGACTTATTCATGGTAGGTAGAGCAACCAATGCAAAGCTTATAAAGCTAGGTATCTACACCATTGGTGAGTTGGCAAATTCAGACCCTGAACTCTTATATGCCCATTTTAAGAGCCATGGATACCTTATACACGCTTATGCCAATGGTATAGCTACCTCTATTGTAAAACCATGTTCCCCCGAAGCAAAAGGCATTGGTAACTCTACTACCATTTCATTTGATGTGACAGATTCCCGTACGGCAAAGCTTATCTTATTATCCCTTACTGAGACTGTTTGTATGCGTTTAAGAGATTCTGATATGATAGCAAAAATGGTGAGTGTAAGTATAAAATCACATGATTTCATTTCATTGTCTCATCAAATGCAGCTGGCAGAATCTACTGATATAACTAATGATATCTACAGAGCCATATGTACTTTATTTGACGAAGCTTGGAACAAAGAACCTATCAGACACCTTGGAGTCAGAGTATCTTCTCTTTCTTCAAAAACCAATACACAGCTGTCTCTGTTTGATTTTGATAAACATGAGAAATACACAGCTCTTGATGAATCAATTGATAAGATACGTTTAAGATATGGAAATACCGCTATTATTAGAGCTTCATTTTTGCATAGTGGTCTAAGACCTCTTAATGGAGGTATGCCAGAAGAAAATTACCCTATTATGTCAAGCCTTTTATAA
- a CDS encoding DUF3298 and DUF4163 domain-containing protein, whose translation MEDKLNNIKREYKNIIIPKELDQMVDKTIQKADKDVRNPKIRFGRGLKVAVAALAVCSMFVLAINTNESLAKSIANVPVLGKVAEVLTFVDYERETDTITENVTIPEVDGLNDKDIQDKINKEIQAKMDEQIKEAEIRAEEYKEAYFATGGTEENYNPIEFKLDYEKKYSDDSILSFIIYHHETLAPAYAETYYYNIDLNTNEELTLEDVLGEDYINRANESVRKQIEELKANPSEDRHYGFFEGEAGFTSISEDQGFYINSDKKVVVVFNKYEIADGATGPLEFVIE comes from the coding sequence ATGGAGGATAAATTAAATAATATCAAACGAGAGTATAAGAATATAATTATTCCAAAGGAGTTAGATCAAATGGTTGATAAAACAATCCAAAAAGCTGATAAAGATGTAAGAAATCCAAAAATAAGATTCGGTAGAGGGTTAAAAGTGGCAGTTGCCGCTCTTGCAGTATGTAGTATGTTTGTACTTGCAATTAATACAAATGAATCTTTGGCTAAGTCAATAGCCAATGTACCTGTTTTAGGTAAAGTTGCGGAGGTATTGACTTTTGTAGACTATGAACGTGAGACTGATACCATAACAGAAAATGTGACAATACCAGAAGTGGATGGTCTTAATGACAAAGATATACAAGATAAGATTAATAAAGAAATACAAGCTAAGATGGATGAGCAAATCAAGGAAGCTGAAATAAGAGCAGAAGAATATAAAGAAGCATATTTTGCAACAGGCGGTACAGAAGAAAATTATAATCCAATTGAATTCAAACTTGATTATGAGAAAAAATACTCTGATGATTCCATTTTATCATTTATAATTTATCATCATGAAACTTTAGCTCCAGCTTATGCTGAAACATATTACTATAACATTGACTTGAATACCAATGAAGAACTTACATTAGAAGATGTTCTAGGTGAGGATTACATTAATAGAGCAAATGAAAGTGTTAGAAAACAAATTGAAGAATTGAAAGCTAATCCTAGTGAAGACCGTCATTATGGTTTCTTTGAGGGAGAAGCAGGATTTACAAGTATTAGTGAAGATCAAGGTTTCTATATCAACAGTGATAAAAAAGTAGTTGTTGTATTTAATAAATATGAGATTGCAGATGGTGCAACTGGTCCACTAGAATTTGTAATAGAATAA
- the trxA gene encoding thioredoxin translates to MALAFTDLNFEAEVLNSDIPVLVDFYADWCGPCKMMAPVIDELAKKYEGKAKIGKLNVDQNGETAQKYRVMSIPTMLLIKNGQVVDTVVGAVPKQQLESKIESAM, encoded by the coding sequence ATGGCACTAGCATTTACAGATCTTAATTTTGAAGCAGAGGTTCTTAACTCAGATATACCAGTATTAGTTGACTTTTACGCAGATTGGTGTGGACCATGTAAGATGATGGCACCTGTTATAGATGAATTGGCAAAAAAATATGAAGGAAAAGCTAAAATAGGAAAATTGAATGTTGATCAAAACGGTGAAACAGCTCAAAAATATAGAGTAATGAGTATTCCTACAATGTTATTAATCAAAAATGGTCAAGTTGTAGACACTGTAGTGGGAGCAGTTCCAAAACAACAATTGGAATCAAAAATTGAATCAGCTATGTAG
- a CDS encoding AI-2E family transporter — MKIQWNKRYTTISIYAILVVFVSLVFYKFIGNWEETKVFFRSTLSTLSPFIIGFLIAYFINPLVVWFEKLIGKIRIRKKSIKSLKAKRSLAILFSYITVLGFIIIILAFIIPELLNSLADTINKLPDLITELIDKINHFVNNSSIEFIDPKAINQFIDDNLNNIPAALNNVYDVFSNIAPSLLNFTKSFTFGLLNVLVGFIIAIYLLASKEKSLASFNKGIIALFRENTANSLLGILKDSHQIFSKFFVGKLIDSLIIGVLCFIITLIFHIPNALLISVFVGVTNMIPYFGPFIGGFAGIILVFIISPIQALWFALIILGLQQFDGNILGPKILGDSTGLSPFWVIFAILVGGKLFGLIGMFLGVPFFAVIKNIIDKQINKKYEMKMHKKQEETILDNMQTEIDEEVE, encoded by the coding sequence ATGAAAATTCAATGGAACAAACGATATACCACTATAAGTATCTATGCAATCTTAGTTGTTTTTGTTAGCTTAGTTTTTTATAAATTCATTGGTAACTGGGAAGAAACAAAAGTTTTTTTTAGAAGTACTTTATCAACTTTATCGCCTTTTATAATAGGTTTTCTGATAGCATATTTCATTAATCCTTTAGTAGTCTGGTTTGAGAAATTGATAGGTAAGATAAGAATCAGGAAAAAAAGTATTAAAAGTCTAAAAGCCAAAAGATCTCTTGCTATATTGTTTTCATATATCACTGTATTAGGTTTTATCATAATCATTTTAGCTTTTATCATTCCAGAACTTCTAAACAGCTTAGCTGATACAATAAACAAATTACCCGATTTGATAACAGAGTTGATTGATAAAATAAATCATTTTGTTAATAATAGTTCAATCGAATTCATTGACCCTAAGGCTATCAACCAATTCATTGATGATAACCTTAATAATATCCCTGCTGCATTAAACAATGTTTACGATGTATTCAGTAATATTGCACCTTCCCTTTTGAATTTCACAAAAAGCTTTACTTTCGGTCTTCTAAATGTTTTAGTAGGATTCATTATAGCTATATACTTATTAGCAAGTAAAGAGAAATCATTAGCAAGTTTTAACAAAGGTATTATAGCTTTGTTTAGAGAAAATACAGCCAATAGTTTACTAGGGATATTAAAAGATAGTCATCAGATTTTTTCCAAATTTTTTGTTGGAAAACTTATTGATTCATTAATTATAGGTGTCCTATGCTTTATAATTACCCTGATATTCCATATACCTAATGCTCTATTGATTAGTGTTTTCGTAGGTGTAACTAACATGATTCCTTATTTTGGTCCATTCATAGGTGGTTTTGCAGGAATTATACTAGTATTCATAATCAGCCCTATACAAGCTTTATGGTTTGCTTTGATAATATTAGGTCTTCAACAATTTGATGGTAATATACTAGGACCTAAAATCCTTGGAGATTCAACAGGGCTCAGTCCATTTTGGGTTATCTTTGCAATATTAGTTGGTGGAAAACTATTTGGTTTGATAGGAATGTTTTTAGGTGTACCATTCTTCGCAGTAATCAAGAATATAATAGATAAACAAATAAATAAGAAATATGAAATGAAGATGCATAAAAAACAAGAAGAAACAATACTTGATAATATGCAAACGGAAATAGACGAAGAGGTTGAATAA
- a CDS encoding efflux RND transporter permease subunit, with the protein MLSKFSVKKPVTIVMIVLIFIIFGAVSFTQLNTDLLPSMNIPYAAVSTTYIGASPGEVENTVSKNIESALATVQNVKKIQSISSEHNSIVIVEFNESTNMDVAMLDMREKLDMVTGYFPDEVGSPMIIKFNPSMMPIMGFAVTKEGSDMSEVGDFVENIVKPRLERIEGVASVTINGDVKKQVEVTLDSDKMELLGIDSDMISKLLQGSNFDMPAGQITEGDKDITIRTIGKFDSIEDIEDFILLEIPVPVIQGEKADVWEMLKQQKENGNKPQDSNGVPNTGMIPNPNEIPNTIPDNMPMPEIKMETTTIRLSDLATIKEVAQNSKMYSKVNGEDSISLMIQRQTEFNTTDVSKKVNDTIDQIKEEYPDMNILVTLDQAKYINDMVSSVTVNAIVGAILAILILFIFLKDLRPTIVIGVAIPISIIVSFTFIWLSGISLNVVSLGGLALGTGMLVDNAVVVLENIYRMRKEGKSRVSAAIEGSKQVSGAIIASTLTTIAVFLPVIFVQGMTAQIFKEMAITVTLTLLASLLVALTLVPMLSSKLIKKPDTSTHHKAMDGFRNLYIRLLKGSLKHRALVVILTVILFVASIFGAMTIGTELMPTTDEGQITITASMPKGTTYNNTVAKIKEIEDILIDFPDIETISTSVGSGGGMGQLMGGGSTDSGTLNLTLVPKSERDKSTQEISDDIRNSILGKVECDLEVNAVSNMMAFSTVPVQVDIAGTDFDELEKLAKEVTSIVEGIDGTVEVDNGISKGAPELNITLNREIAGPLGITTAAVAGTIRQRLTDVKATTLDLDGKKVDVYINKTSDTELQTKDIEELPFTSMTGKTVKLGDIADIEEGVGYTSINRTNQKRVISVTSKLEKGVSAGNVGKILDEKLKDIDIPDGYSIENAGENKEIQDAFVSLLLALLLGVVLIYMIMASQFESFLYPFIILFSVPLAFTGAFIALFITRTPLSIVAFLGMIVLAGIVVNNGIVLVDYINKLIKVGKSTKDAIIEAGSVRIRPILMTALTTILAVIPISLGIGEGAEMIAPLGVTVIGGLIMSTFLTLIIVPVIYSIFYGFKKKISKKA; encoded by the coding sequence ATGTTATCAAAATTCAGTGTAAAAAAACCCGTAACAATAGTAATGATAGTACTCATTTTTATAATATTCGGAGCAGTATCATTTACTCAGCTGAATACGGATCTATTACCAAGTATGAATATTCCTTATGCGGCAGTATCAACTACTTATATAGGAGCAAGCCCTGGGGAAGTTGAAAATACTGTATCAAAAAATATTGAAAGTGCACTGGCAACTGTGCAGAATGTAAAGAAAATACAATCTATTTCATCAGAGCATAATTCTATAGTTATAGTAGAATTTAATGAATCAACTAACATGGATGTAGCTATGTTGGATATGAGGGAAAAGCTCGATATGGTCACTGGTTATTTTCCAGACGAAGTAGGTTCTCCTATGATTATAAAATTCAATCCAAGTATGATGCCTATCATGGGATTCGCTGTTACCAAAGAAGGCAGTGATATGTCAGAAGTTGGAGATTTTGTAGAAAATATTGTTAAACCAAGATTAGAGAGAATAGAAGGTGTAGCTTCTGTAACTATCAATGGAGATGTTAAGAAGCAAGTTGAAGTTACACTGGATTCAGATAAAATGGAACTGTTAGGTATTGATAGTGATATGATATCTAAACTACTGCAAGGTTCCAATTTTGATATGCCTGCTGGACAGATTACCGAAGGGGACAAGGATATAACAATCCGTACTATAGGTAAGTTTGACAGTATAGAAGATATTGAAGATTTTATCTTATTGGAAATACCTGTTCCTGTTATACAAGGTGAAAAAGCAGATGTATGGGAAATGTTAAAACAACAAAAAGAAAATGGCAACAAGCCACAGGACTCTAATGGGGTTCCAAATACTGGCATGATACCTAACCCTAATGAAATACCAAATACTATCCCTGACAATATGCCTATGCCTGAAATAAAAATGGAAACTACTACGATAAGATTAAGTGATCTTGCAACAATAAAAGAAGTAGCCCAGAACAGTAAAATGTATTCCAAAGTTAATGGTGAAGACAGTATTTCACTTATGATTCAGAGACAAACAGAATTCAACACTACAGATGTTTCTAAGAAAGTCAATGATACTATAGATCAGATAAAAGAAGAATACCCAGACATGAATATATTGGTTACATTAGACCAAGCCAAGTATATTAACGATATGGTTTCTTCAGTTACCGTTAATGCAATAGTAGGAGCAATACTTGCAATATTGATCTTATTCATATTCTTGAAGGATTTAAGACCAACCATTGTTATTGGTGTAGCAATACCTATTAGTATCATTGTATCATTTACATTCATATGGTTAAGCGGCATTTCCCTTAATGTTGTATCATTAGGTGGATTGGCACTTGGAACGGGTATGCTGGTGGATAATGCGGTAGTTGTTCTGGAGAATATCTATAGAATGAGAAAAGAAGGAAAATCCAGAGTTTCAGCAGCTATTGAAGGAAGTAAACAGGTATCAGGAGCTATCATAGCTTCAACACTAACGACCATAGCAGTTTTCTTACCTGTTATATTCGTTCAAGGTATGACAGCACAAATATTCAAAGAAATGGCTATAACTGTTACACTTACATTACTTGCAAGTTTATTGGTTGCTTTGACATTAGTACCAATGTTATCATCAAAACTTATCAAGAAGCCAGATACAAGTACTCATCATAAAGCAATGGACGGATTTAGAAATTTATATATAAGATTATTAAAAGGATCTTTGAAACATAGAGCTTTAGTTGTTATACTAACAGTTATCTTATTTGTAGCTAGTATCTTTGGAGCTATGACAATAGGAACAGAGCTGATGCCTACTACTGATGAAGGGCAGATAACAATTACTGCTTCAATGCCAAAAGGTACTACGTATAATAATACAGTAGCAAAAATAAAAGAGATAGAAGATATACTTATTGATTTCCCAGATATAGAGACTATCAGTACTTCTGTAGGAAGCGGCGGAGGAATGGGTCAGCTCATGGGAGGTGGATCAACAGATAGTGGTACACTCAATTTAACTCTTGTTCCTAAGTCAGAAAGAGATAAAAGCACTCAGGAAATATCAGATGATATAAGAAACAGTATATTAGGTAAGGTAGAATGTGATTTAGAAGTAAACGCAGTATCTAATATGATGGCTTTCTCCACTGTACCTGTTCAAGTTGACATAGCTGGTACTGACTTTGATGAATTAGAAAAACTTGCTAAGGAAGTTACTTCTATCGTTGAAGGTATTGATGGAACAGTTGAAGTTGATAATGGTATATCAAAAGGAGCACCAGAGCTTAATATCACATTAAATAGAGAAATAGCAGGGCCTCTTGGTATTACTACAGCTGCTGTGGCAGGTACAATCAGACAAAGACTAACAGATGTTAAAGCTACAACACTTGACTTAGATGGTAAAAAAGTAGATGTTTATATTAATAAGACATCCGATACTGAGCTTCAGACAAAGGATATTGAAGAGCTTCCATTTACTTCTATGACAGGTAAAACTGTTAAATTAGGAGATATAGCAGATATTGAAGAAGGAGTAGGTTATACTTCAATCAATAGAACTAATCAAAAGAGAGTAATCAGTGTTACCAGTAAACTAGAAAAAGGAGTAAGTGCTGGTAATGTCGGTAAGATATTAGATGAGAAATTAAAAGATATAGATATACCGGATGGTTATAGTATTGAAAATGCCGGAGAAAATAAAGAGATTCAGGATGCTTTCGTAAGTCTGTTATTAGCATTGCTATTAGGTGTAGTACTAATATATATGATTATGGCATCACAATTTGAATCATTCCTATATCCATTTATTATCTTATTCAGTGTGCCACTGGCATTTACAGGAGCATTTATTGCATTATTCATTACTAGAACACCACTTAGTATAGTAGCATTCTTAGGTATGATTGTGTTAGCTGGTATTGTTGTTAATAATGGTATCGTACTAGTGGATTATATAAATAAACTAATAAAAGTTGGAAAATCTACAAAAGATGCTATAATAGAAGCTGGAAGTGTTAGAATAAGACCTATTCTAATGACAGCTCTAACAACTATATTGGCTGTAATTCCAATATCTCTAGGTATTGGTGAGGGAGCAGAAATGATTGCTCCATTAGGTGTAACAGTTATTGGTGGTTTGATAATGTCTACATTCTTAACATTGATAATTGTACCAGTCATCTACTCAATATTTTATGGATTTAAAAAGAAGATTTCAAAAAAAGCGTAG
- a CDS encoding RNA polymerase sigma factor, with protein MSTFNNYNYNKLVEFIKIHQEDFYRLAYSHVHNRESALDIVQDSIYKGLTSVHKLKNIDKLKTWMFSIIVNTSISYLRKNKRLIITNDFPESIERENIDIADRIDLYHAIEKLDVKYRTIIVLRYFEDMKIEEVADITGLNINTVKSRLYNGIDKLKVILDK; from the coding sequence ATGTCGACATTTAACAATTATAATTACAACAAGCTTGTTGAGTTTATTAAGATTCATCAAGAAGATTTTTATAGATTAGCTTACAGCCATGTACATAATAGAGAATCGGCACTTGACATTGTCCAAGATTCTATTTACAAGGGCCTTACATCCGTACATAAATTAAAAAATATAGATAAATTGAAAACATGGATGTTTTCTATAATAGTCAACACATCCATAAGTTACTTAAGAAAGAACAAAAGACTTATTATAACAAATGATTTCCCCGAATCAATTGAGAGAGAGAATATTGATATTGCCGATAGAATAGATCTCTATCATGCCATTGAAAAACTTGATGTCAAATATAGGACCATTATTGTATTACGGTATTTTGAAGACATGAAGATTGAGGAGGTTGCTGATATAACAGGTTTAAATATTAATACTGTTAAATCAAGATTATATAATGGAATAGATAAACTCAAGGTAATATTAGATAAGTGA
- a CDS encoding DDE-type integrase/transposase/recombinase, giving the protein MPSIITYLLNIIQYQNQQISWLLLFISKFIPLKQWAFDDAHSPKYQKFKTDKLPIIKRFVKQDWQFLTEYYLLRYGKPLKPVRTQKGKIRNVPNDTICPLCGAPQQYIYDNNGGKGQFKCKVCQKTFVTGEQVSSPLVLKCPYCNHSLVAKKDRKHFNVHKCINNKCSYYISNVSKLPNDVKHSDRYKYKLRYIYREFSVDFFAMDLDSLPKNASSFKFRSKSAYIMGLCLSYHVNLGLSLRKTAQALKDIHCIDISHTMVANYAHSAATLIKPFVDNYNYNHFSTMIADETYIKVRGIKGYVWFIMDAVSRSILGYRVSDNRGVGPCILAMRMAFRNLKKLPDKFRFIADGYSAYPLASQQFALREKDPLKFDITQVIGLSNDDEVSKKFRPFKQIVERLNRTFKASYRITNGYDNYDGANYALSLWVAYYNFLRPHKVTCYKKPLNRVNLLSKADNMPGKWQLLIYLGQKTILHLQEQQSICS; this is encoded by the coding sequence ATGCCTTCAATTATAACTTATTTACTTAATATAATTCAATACCAAAATCAACAAATTTCTTGGTTACTTCTTTTCATCTCTAAATTTATTCCTCTTAAGCAATGGGCTTTTGATGATGCTCATTCACCTAAGTATCAGAAATTCAAGACCGATAAACTACCTATTATTAAACGCTTTGTTAAACAAGATTGGCAATTTTTGACTGAATACTATCTTCTTCGTTATGGTAAACCTTTAAAACCTGTTAGGACTCAAAAAGGTAAAATCCGTAATGTTCCTAACGATACCATTTGCCCTTTATGTGGTGCTCCACAGCAATATATTTACGATAATAATGGTGGTAAAGGCCAATTTAAGTGTAAAGTTTGCCAAAAAACTTTTGTTACGGGTGAACAAGTTTCTTCTCCTCTTGTTCTTAAATGCCCTTATTGCAATCATTCTCTTGTTGCAAAAAAAGATAGGAAACATTTTAATGTACATAAGTGCATTAATAATAAGTGCTCTTATTATATATCCAATGTGAGTAAATTACCTAATGACGTAAAACATTCTGATCGCTATAAGTATAAACTACGCTATATCTACCGTGAATTCTCTGTAGATTTTTTTGCTATGGATTTGGATTCTCTTCCTAAAAATGCTTCTTCTTTTAAATTCCGTAGTAAAAGTGCTTATATCATGGGACTTTGTTTGTCTTATCATGTAAACCTTGGACTATCTTTAAGAAAAACTGCTCAGGCTTTAAAAGACATTCATTGTATTGATATCTCTCATACTATGGTTGCTAACTATGCTCATTCCGCTGCTACTCTTATTAAACCTTTTGTTGATAATTATAATTACAACCATTTCTCTACTATGATAGCTGATGAAACTTATATCAAAGTCCGTGGTATCAAAGGTTATGTTTGGTTCATTATGGATGCTGTTTCTCGTTCTATCCTTGGTTACAGGGTATCTGATAATCGTGGCGTAGGTCCTTGTATCCTTGCTATGCGTATGGCTTTTCGCAATCTTAAAAAGCTTCCTGATAAATTTCGTTTTATTGCTGATGGCTATAGCGCTTATCCTTTAGCTTCTCAACAATTCGCTCTCCGTGAGAAAGATCCTCTTAAGTTTGATATCACTCAGGTAATAGGTCTTTCCAATGATGACGAAGTTTCTAAAAAGTTTCGCCCATTCAAGCAGATTGTAGAACGCCTTAACCGAACTTTTAAAGCTTCTTATCGTATAACCAATGGTTACGATAATTATGATGGTGCTAATTATGCCTTGTCTTTATGGGTAGCTTATTACAATTTCCTACGTCCCCATAAAGTTACTTGCTATAAAAAGCCTTTGAATAGGGTTAATTTGCTCTCCAAAGCTGATAACATGCCTGGAAAATGGCAACTCCTTATATACCTTGGTCAAAAAACCATTCTTCATTTACAAGAGCAACAATCTATCTGTTCTTAG
- a CDS encoding TetR/AcrR family transcriptional regulator — MMSKKNLLYEAAMTIMIREGVNGLTISKVANEANIGKSTVYEYFKSKDELIYKTINYMGEKYVEEIQQRLFTDNKGFEMTIKGLIKIIIATIRQGNTNFIFMISECDKTFKSKVDTHEQIKNIMLGIRMKLYNLLEEIIELGVKEGIIDKPKDKMTFVIWQNLLVILSYEFSGEDVFLEQNDITIGDDEENINTIYDLLLKVLKS; from the coding sequence ATGATGAGCAAAAAAAACCTGTTATATGAAGCTGCTATGACAATTATGATAAGAGAAGGCGTTAACGGACTTACTATATCTAAGGTTGCTAATGAGGCCAATATTGGTAAAAGCACCGTATATGAATATTTTAAGAGCAAAGATGAACTCATATACAAGACTATAAATTATATGGGAGAAAAATATGTTGAAGAAATTCAGCAAAGGCTATTTACTGATAATAAGGGTTTCGAAATGACCATCAAGGGTCTCATAAAAATAATTATAGCAACCATAAGACAAGGAAATACTAATTTCATATTCATGATAAGCGAATGCGATAAGACCTTCAAATCCAAGGTAGATACTCATGAACAAATCAAAAATATTATGCTTGGAATTAGAATGAAACTATATAATCTCTTGGAAGAAATTATTGAACTAGGAGTCAAGGAAGGTATTATAGATAAGCCAAAAGATAAAATGACTTTTGTGATTTGGCAGAACCTTTTGGTGATATTATCATATGAGTTTTCTGGAGAAGACGTATTCCTAGAACAAAATGATATCACTATAGGTGATGATGAAGAAAACATTAACACAATCTATGATCTCTTATTAAAAGTTCTGAAAAGCTGA